Below is a genomic region from Balaenoptera ricei isolate mBalRic1 chromosome 3, mBalRic1.hap2, whole genome shotgun sequence.
GGAGGCCCAACATAAAACAGGGCTACTTGGGATACATGGAGGGGCCTAGggtcccacccacccaccctccccagaAAACCCTGGGGATGCAGGAACCACGTGATGAACACTGGTATGATGGAAACATTACCCTCCCTTTAAGGATCATCCTTCATATTCAGAGGGATTTCACAGTAACCTCCACAAGGCAGGAAAGCAGGGTAGAGGttatagccccattttacaggaggGAGGACTAAGtctcaggaatgaaagagaagtGTCCAAAGTCAGAGTGTGAAATGAGGGCAGAGCTAAAAACTAGACTCCTAGAATACTGATTATTCATCCTGGGCTCATTCCTGAACATGGTTCATCCATGGGCAGAAAGGGGATGACGAAGACAGACACATCGGACAGCTCATGATTTGCACGTGATGTCACCAGATACACAGGACACTGCCACGGCTCAGATTCCAACGCACACCTTTAGGAAGGAGGCTGCAGCTGAAGGTCACTGCCGTGGCCCACCAGTCAGTTGTAGTTGGATGCCTGATTCTCAGCCTGCCCCTGGCACTCACCTGTGTGGGGCTTTGGTCAAGTCACTTCCCCTTTCCAggcctcatttttcttaattacaGTGAGAGCACTGACCGACATCAGGGATGTGGCGATTGCTGTAATACACGCATGGAAGGCACTACGGGGGCAGTGACTGCTAGGAGGGCTGTGGTGTGAAGGATTCTGAGACTGTGGCTAGGCACGGAGGGCAGGAATGCTGGATGGATGACTAAAGTCTGCCCTGGTTCCACAGTGAAGGGTGCCGGCACAGTGCCACTAACCTCCTTTCTGGATTATGTAAAATCAAAGGGAACATCCAGCTTAAACACgctgctgttttttgtttgtttgtgttgtgtttttcacctttaacagctttattgggggTGTAACTGACATGCTATACGTAGACATATTTTAAGTGCACAATGTGATAATCTGTAACTTATCAATTGAATACACCCACATACCCTCACCACACTCAAGAGAATGAACATTTCCAACCCCAAAgtctcctcctgcctctccttgCCACCCCACATCATCAAGCAATCACGGATCTGCTTTGGTCGCTATAGGTTCGTTTGCATTTtttagaactttatataaatgaaatcatacagtatgtgagaTTCATTGAAGTTGTTGCATGGACAACAGTATTCAATCGTATGGCTATACcgcaatttgtttatctattcacctagtGATGGacgttgggttgtttccagcttttggctattaCAAGTAAAGCTGCTCTCAATATTTACAAGTCTTCATATGGACAGTGCTTTCCAttcctcttgggtaaatacctggcaaaggaatggctgggtcatatggtaggtttTAAGAAACTACCAGATTGACCACAGTATTGTTTTTGCACCAGTCTGGGCAGAGGGCATGCTCAGGAAGCTGACAACAGTTCCAAGTGGGGACAGAGGCCAAGGTGAACTAACTCACCTGGTCAGTGCACAGGACCACAAGGCTCAGGGCGTAGGTGTCACCTCTGATGGGACCGTTGAGTTATCAAAGCAAAAGACACACTGCTCAGGGCCATATGCTTAAACTTAAACCCTGCTGATCATGAAACGTACCCCGAAGTCATAGAGGGGACCCTGGGAGACATCACGTAGTGCTCTGTCTACTCACAGGGGGCTGGAAGGAGTCCCTGAGCTTGTGATTTGCATTCGGTAGACACATATTTTGTTGCAGTGTCGGGGCCTCACCCACCTGCCCACTTTGGTCCATCCTGCAGGCTGGGGGCCCAGGCCCTCGCTACTTGGGGCCGAGGTAGGAAACGGCCTTTCCTGTTTTCCCCAGGGTCTCCAGCAGAGTGTCCACGCTGTGCTCAGAGTCGACACAGACCTTCTTGTTGGGCAGGTCAATGTCAAATTGAACTCCTGCAGGAAGGGGGGTGAGGGGGGACAGAGACGTTCCCAGTCAGGCTCCTGAATTACTGACCAccacccttcccctctcctctagACCCAGGGTCGGCACACTTCTCCTAAAAAGGGCCAGAGAGCACATGTTTTAGGAACTGTGGGCTGCATAGTCTTCTGTATATTGTTTTTACAACcctgtaaaaatgtaaaaaccattgtCAGCTGTGCAAAAACAGGCTGTGGGCTGGATTGGGCCCAGGGGCTGTAGTTTGCCCATCCCTGCTCTAGATGggggctttaaaaatttttttttcttaattgcaaAAGTAATAcagacacactttttttttttttttggccgtgtcacgcggcatgtgggatcttaatttccctaccagggattgaacccgtgccccctgcagtggaagcacggagtcttaaccactggaccgccagggaagtccccagatacaccatttaaaaagaaaaaaggcaagcatttctaaataaaatttgaaactgTAAGGCCCCTACTATTTCCTACCTCTAAGGATCACTGAACAATAGGGCCCCTATCCAGTGTTTCTCCCTGATGGACAAATGAAAAGTAATTCCCCAAAGTGGCATCATACTCTGTAAACAGGTCTTGCTATATGTCACTTTCCAATGTCCAGGATATCTTGCCATCTCAGTGCATACagacttacttcattcttttttaacagcTACACCATATCCCATAGTGTGGATGTACCATCCATCTTACTCAGTCCCCCTCTGAAGGACACTGAGGTTGCCTCCAATCTCTCACTATGATCACAACAATGTAAACATACTTGAACGTATCTTATAAAACTTGTGAAAATATTTCTATACCATGAATTCATAGAATGGAAATTGTGGGGCAACAGACTggcacactttatttttttcattagcaTTTCGTGATGTATTTCGTTGAACATTAAGACTCCTATGCACAGGGACCCATAAGTCCTGACAACTGCTTTCTAGAATCCGAACCACTCTGATAAACAAAAGCCCTGGTGTGTTTAAAATTCAGATTGTTGGGCCCCATTCCAACATTTTGATTATGACCAGAATGGTTTGGTCTGAGAAGAGGAAGCCAGGTGGCAGAACCTTAGATTGAGGAAGTAAGTTCCAAAGAACCACTTCTACCCCATCACTGACCCATCTTTCCAACGTGACTCAGCAAAATCTTGTAAAGATCATGAGTTTTCCCCCCTTGAGTCCCATGGAACAGTTAAGGGCACATTCTCCCACTCATTTATAAATTCAGAGCATACAATGGCAATAGGCCTTTCAACGATATGTCCATTATCAACAGGTAGCATTCTCACTTTCAAAGTGAGAGGCCTCAAATTAGGTAACCAGCCGAGGCCTTATTCTAAGTGTTGGTGCCATCTCTTCCATACTTTGAGGGGAGCTGGCAAAGGAGCCCAGGTCTTCATTCACTAACTCCTAGAACCCGTTAGGTGGGTTTCGGTACAGGTAGGGAGGGAGAAGTGCCAAAGAACCTACACTCAGACCAGACGAGGAAAGCACTTGTTATCCTTTAacgcagcggtccccaacctttttggcaccagggaccggttttatGCAAGAAAATTTTTCGGCCGCGGGGAGGGTGATGGGGGCGGGATGTCTCAGGCAGTAACGCaagcaagcgatggggagcggcagatgaagcttcgctcactcgcccgccgctcacctcctgctctgtgggctggggtggggagggggtggtgtcgGGGACCCCTGATTTAATGAATCTCCCACCATGTGGCTTCAAGCTACCAGGACACAAGCCCCACCCACATCCTTAAGCTCCTCAACTCTTCTGCTGAAGAATTTGGCCTTCAGGATGACAGGCTGCTTTGggagcctccccttccccagaaCTTTGCAGTAACCCCATCGCACCACATCAGTGACAGGAGCAGCTCCAGTCTTGTTCTTGGCAGCATTTGCCCGTGTCTGCTCACTGACCAAGGTCCACAATTTATCAAGGTTGATGGTTGGGCAGAAACTCTAGTTCCTCTTTAAGGGGTAATGCCTCATACCAACTTTCCCAAAGTATCCCGGGTGATATTTGTCAAAGTTGATCCTGTGGTGATGCATGCCACCAGCATTACCGCGGCCTCCCGGGTGCTTCCAGTGTTGGCTGATGCAGCCGTGGCCGTGGCTCAGGTGGCCCCTAAGTTTCCACGTCTTCCTTAGTCCGGATGGCATGTCGGCGGCCGAGATGAAAGAGGAAGGCCTCTGCAAAGTCTCGTGGGCTACTGAGCACAGGGGCCTAGCACACTTTAAATGTTCATAGATTTTGCAAAACTGCCCTCCTAAAGGGCTGTGCCCATTTGAAGCCCCTCGGTGGCATAGGGGAATAGGTACAAAAGGGTCTTCTTGAAACAACAGAGGGAGACTCCCAGGCCTGGCTTCACCACTGACTGGCTGGGTCCTGCCCACCACAGGCCTCAGGTTCCCCATCGGTACATGAAGGAGTTGGGGTCAGCCAGCCCGTGGGCTCTCCAGTTCAAGTATGCCACTGGACTGCGATTCCTCAGGCCCAGCACTGCTCATCTGTGGCCCCGACTAACTCAGAAAAGCCTTCTGACCCTTCTTAAGAGGCCACCCCAAGTGAGGACAGTAGTGAAAGAGGGAGAGATACCTGCCCAAGCTCAAAGGCAGATCCCCAGGCACCAGTGAAGGGGCCTGAAAAAGCACACGGCACGGGATTTAGTCCTAACCTCTGACTCTGTACCTAATGGATACCAGGGAGAGGGCAATGTATCCTGGCTGCGCTCCGGGTTTTGTCTTTTGGTTCAGAAGTGTCTCCCTCCTCTTTGGAGCAAATATTCTGGTGGCATCATAGAGCTGGAAGACACTCTGGCATCATCTGACCCAGTGGATTTCAAGCtgtgtttctggcagcccaggtCCCTGGACAGGTGTCCTGGAGCCAGCAAGAGCGAAAGCAGGCCCTCCCTCACTTCATGCAGAGCTGGTGCTTGTATAGAGGGGCTTGTGAGCAGAGTTACACTGTTAAAGCATCCACAGCAAAGCTAAGAGGCTGACTTTCCCATACTGTAGCTGGGGAAAGCCAGGCCCCGGGAGAGGAGGCCAAGGTCACATGGCAAGTCAGCAGCCAGGTTCTTTTcactgtttcagattcttttacagTTCAGATTCCAGTTTACAGTCTAGAAACCAGCCATGGACTCACTGTGGGacactgggcaagtcacttcccctcctgGGGCCTGGTGTCAACATCCCCATTCCACAGACGGAAAGTACAGCTCAGAGGACGGTGTTAAGTGCTAAGGAGATGACATCCACATGAAAGCCCTTTAACTGGGTGTTACTATTATCCAGGGTTTAGAGACTGCCCCAGCACTACCAGAACTCTGATCACAGCTCTGTCATTACTTCATGGAGCCCCAGGACCAGACCccagccctctctgggcctcagtttccccagatgAGAATTGAGGGGACTGGAGGAGATTAATCGTTTTCTAAATACACCCAAAAGAGGTGCTTTAGGAGTTCTGCACAGGACTGATCCaaagtttatttcttaaaatgttacaGCTTCTAAAAATCTTAATAGAAAATGACACTCAAATGTGTCACATAACAAAAGTTATCACACTGGAGATGAATGTGATTACCAACATACTAAGTAGTACTTCCAGGGCTCCACGTggccaaatcccagctctgctactactggctgtgtgatcccaacaggttacttaacctctctgaacttcagttcccTCCTGCTTGAAATGGAGATAGTCAAAGAAGCTACCTGAAACGGTCagggtgtggggcttccctggtggtgcagtggttaagaatccgtctgccaatgtaggggacacgcgttcgagccctggtccgggaagatcccacatgccgcggagcaactaagcccgtgcgccacaactactgagcctgctctctagagtccacgagccacaactactgagcccgcgtgccacaactactgaagcccgagcgcctagagcccatgctatgcaacaagagaagccactgcaatgagaagcccatgcaccgcaacgaagagtagcccccgctcaccacaactagggaaagccggcgcgcagcaacgaagactcaacgcagccaaagataaataaataaataaaagaaattaaaaaaaaaaaaaaaaaaagaaatggtcagggtgaggattaaatgatgtgATCCATGGAAGCCACGAAGCAGAGTACTGGACATATGCTAAGTACTCAATACGTTTTGGTGTTACTGTTATCAGCTTAAACTCAAGCTTCTCCTGCTCCACGCCTACATGCATTTAATATTAAGTGTAacagtctccccacccccatccgagGGCCCCACACTCACCTCCCAGCTTGTTGAGGACCCGAGTGACTGCATTAGAGCAGCCTTCACAGGTCATGTCCACGGAGAACTCGTGCTTCTGAAACAAAGGGGACCATAAGCCAAGTCCTGCAGAGGGGCCCCAGCGGCCCCATGCCCCACTAGCATGCAGACCCACTCGGGGGCCAAGACACAGGGCAGAGAGAAAGGCAAGATCCGGCTTTCATCAGACTCCCCAGTAGCCTGTTTCTGAGCCCCACTCTCTTAAACTGTACAGTAACTAAGGGTTTCTATATTTCACAGGTGGTTGTGTTAAAGGAGAGAATCCCTTGAAACCCTTTAGCAGCGTCTGGGACACGCGagaagaatcacctgggaaggtAGTTTAAGATGTTGGTCTCTAGTCTCACCTTCAAAATCCTGATTCTTCAGCTATGGGGTTGTCTCAGGATCACTAATAACTCTAATATGGGTGGGCCCCACGCTCTGAGCAGTGCTGATCTGGTGGTCTTAATTATGCATTAAAAGATCACTCTCTGCATTAGACTCACCTGGCAGCTTACAAAAACTATAGGTtccaaggggagaaagtgggaGGTGGCGAgcgtgggatgaactgggagattgggattgacatatgtacactaatatgtataaaatggataaccaataagaacctgctgtataaaaacaaacaaacaaacaaaaactataggTTCTGGTCAGCAAGCCAGAGGGCTGAGGCATCTATTATGGTCAATAAGCTTCCCTGGTGACTCTGAAATACGGAGACCACTGCTGCCATCCAAGTGCTTCAGAGGCAGCACCTGAATCCTGGGAAGGGAGAGAATTTGCCTGGGCTCCCAGTGAGCTGAAGTTGGGCCAGTAAGGGAACCCAGGCTCCTGAACTCTCCATGAGGGCTCAACATTCTACAGTCTCCAGGATATCTAACAAACCAAGGGCCTGAAGGCAAGCTCCCAGAAGATGAGGCTTTGTTCagttcactgctgcatccccaaTACTTGGAACagtgagtgcctggcacagagtaggggcTTAACACATTTTGCTGAGTGAACAGATGATTGACACAGCTGGTTGAACAACCCTGGGTCCTTCCTTTGCTTTCAAACAAAGGTTACTTATACCAATACTTCCTTTATTTTAAATCTCTGGAAATGAGACCTggcttcagatcccagctctggcacttagtagctgtgtggccatgagtaagttacttaactcctttgtgccttggtttctatatctgcaaaatggggatgaaagTCCCTCTCCAGGCTGGTGAATGGGATGAACACAAGATTTTAAGTGTGGTAGCCAGCATGCAAGATGGCCCAGTGATCTCTGCCTCCTGGTATTTATGCCCTTGAGTAGTCCTATCCCACAGTGTCTCAGGGTTGGCCTGTAGGTGTCCAGTAGAATATGGCTGAAGTGACGTTAGGTGACCTCGGAGGCTAACGCATAAAAGACACTGTGGTTTCTGCCTTACTCTCTCTGGGATCCTTCACTCTGGAGGAAGCTGGCTGCCATGTCCTAAGGACCCTCTGGCAACCCTATGGAGAGGTGCACATGGTGAGGAGCTGAGCCCTCCGGCCAGCAGCCGTGTGAGGGAGccagcttggaagcagatcctcctTCAGAGGACCACAGCCCCGGACAACATCTTCACTGCAGCTtccatgagagaccctgagccagaaataCCAGCTAAACTGCTTCCAGATTCCTGACTCTCAGAAACTATAAGTTAATATTTGTTGTCTcaaaccactaagtttgggggGTAATTAGTCAGAAGCAATAGTTAATTCATATGTTAGGTAAAGAGATTGGAGCCTAGTAGTAGGTTCCACTGGGGTAAAAAGTTGGCTAtcgggggaattccctggtggtccagtggttaggactctgtgccctcactgctgagagcccaggctcaatccctggccggggaactaagggGAACTAAAATGCCACAAGCCgctcggcatggccaaaaaaatttttgaaaaagttaGCTATCGGATTATTAGTATTACTTTGTTCCACTTCCGTTTTTTCTGTCCCTTTAAAAAACTATGGCTACGTTTTCCATGGAGCTTTTCAAATCTATTATCTCAATTGGAATTCTGGGCacagcactgtatcttgctggaAGACCTCAGGCAAAATCCCTGCCCTTAGGGGCCCCAGTCCCCTTATCTATACCAAAAGGGCATTAGCCAATTCAGTTTCCTCAGCCTCAGTGCACAGAAGAATCACAGGGGTACTTGGTGACTGGGCAGCTCTGCAGGCAGCTGCCTCAGTGAGCTCTGTAGCTCTGGGTGGGCCCTGTGACTCTCCATTTTTAACCCACTGAGGAGAAACAGAGGGGTAAGACCACACACCTGAGAAACATCGGTCTAAATGGCTTCTCAGGCTCTTTCCAAGTCTCAAACCACCTTTGGGTCTGGCTTATCATCATGCCGtccaggggaaactgaggccaagagttAAGCAGTTTGATTTTTCGGTGCTGAATTACATAACCATCATTACAAAGATCATGACACAACCAGGAGACCACTATTTTATTGAGGCCAAATCAGCAAAACCTGGCTTAAAGAAAATGGttagtctttcttttttactaAACACCTCTGATCCCTTCAGCTCGTTTT
It encodes:
- the ATOX1 gene encoding copper transport protein ATOX1 isoform X1, whose product is MPKHEFSVDMTCEGCSNAVTRVLNKLGGVQFDIDLPNKKVCVDSEHSVDTLLETLGKTGKAVSYLGPK
- the ATOX1 gene encoding copper transport protein ATOX1 isoform X2 is translated as MPHEFSVDMTCEGCSNAVTRVLNKLGGVQFDIDLPNKKVCVDSEHSVDTLLETLGKTGKAVSYLGPK